A DNA window from Carnobacterium iners contains the following coding sequences:
- a CDS encoding type II toxin-antitoxin system YafQ family toxin — MLKLRKTSLFKKQYKKMISSGRYKEENFVEILKKLVNQEPLDEKHNDHSLVGQKRPVRELHINPDWLLIYLIDDKQLILTVVQTGTHSDLFGHKQQF, encoded by the coding sequence ATGCTGAAACTAAGGAAAACCTCTTTATTTAAAAAGCAGTACAAGAAAATGATTAGTAGTGGTCGGTATAAAGAAGAAAATTTTGTAGAAATACTAAAAAAATTAGTGAATCAAGAACCATTAGATGAAAAACATAATGATCACTCTTTAGTAGGGCAAAAACGTCCTGTTAGAGAGTTACATATTAATCCTGATTGGCTTTTGATTTATTTAATTGATGATAAACAACTTATTCTTACGGTCGTTCAAACTGGAACTCATTCAGATTTATTTGGCCATAAGCAACAATTTTAA
- a CDS encoding type II toxin-antitoxin system RelB/DinJ family antitoxin: MTTKNVQIRMENELKEKSDELFNNLGTSTNEAIKIFLSTAVRTNGFPFEITLDKPNTETKKAIEEAYAIQDGKIEAQVYDTVDNFMKDLRS; this comes from the coding sequence TTGACTACAAAAAATGTTCAAATACGCATGGAAAATGAATTAAAAGAAAAATCAGATGAACTGTTCAATAACTTAGGTACATCTACTAATGAGGCTATTAAGATCTTTTTAAGTACAGCTGTTAGGACTAATGGTTTTCCGTTTGAAATTACGCTAGATAAACCAAATACTGAGACTAAAAAAGCTATTGAAGAAGCTTATGCTATTCAAGATGGCAAGATTGAGGCTCAAGTATATGATACTGTAGATAACTTTATGAAAGATTTAAGGTCGTAG
- a CDS encoding helix-turn-helix domain-containing protein produces MEISHEIKKRRTELNITQEELAERLDVTRAAVSNWEVGRNYPDIQLLLKISDELNISLDQLLRGDKTMVSSIDKKIKKGNFIDKYYIVFLTIVSTTLVGYFSFDNWVSTIIFGVISGGIFGVIIDSIGKSKTIK; encoded by the coding sequence ATGGAAATCAGTCATGAAATAAAAAAAAGAAGAACTGAATTGAATATTACTCAGGAAGAGCTTGCTGAACGATTGGATGTGACAAGGGCCGCAGTTTCAAATTGGGAAGTAGGAAGAAATTACCCTGATATTCAACTTTTGTTAAAAATTTCCGATGAGTTAAATATTTCTTTGGATCAATTATTGAGAGGGGATAAAACAATGGTTTCATCTATAGACAAGAAAATTAAAAAAGGTAATTTTATAGATAAGTATTATATTGTTTTCCTAACAATTGTTAGTACGACACTAGTGGGTTACTTTTCATTTGATAATTGGGTTTCAACTATTATCTTTGGAGTAATTAGTGGAGGAATCTTTGGAGTAATTATCGATTCCATTGGTAAAAGTAAGACTATTAAATAA
- a CDS encoding replication initiation protein, whose protein sequence is MRKLDLWASDRNFNTEDLDDSKFYYVVEHNDLITKARHDLTARQLKIMDFVISKIKPSDTSFNIVRTSMYEITNILGLTRSGKNYSDIVNNINEMRKKDVFIYSEQEKKMTITGWFSDIDVWENGQIELRINQNFAPYLLSLKESYTQYLLLDTIQLNSKYSILLYKLMREADKDYGKKKTVLSGTPDEFKEWLGAPESYAFKDLNKNVFQKAINEINLKINDMELEMFTANRGRKVVQVDIRNHFIKNINLIDNNLQKVPLDDWTK, encoded by the coding sequence ATGCGTAAATTAGATTTGTGGGCCAGTGATAGAAATTTTAATACTGAAGACCTTGATGATTCAAAATTTTATTATGTAGTAGAGCATAATGATTTAATTACTAAAGCAAGACATGATTTAACAGCTCGACAACTTAAAATTATGGATTTTGTTATTTCTAAGATAAAACCTTCTGATACTAGCTTTAATATCGTACGTACGTCTATGTATGAAATTACTAATATATTAGGTCTTACTCGAAGCGGTAAAAATTATTCTGATATAGTTAATAATATTAATGAAATGCGAAAAAAAGACGTCTTTATTTATAGCGAACAAGAAAAAAAAATGACTATTACTGGTTGGTTTTCTGATATAGATGTATGGGAAAATGGCCAAATCGAATTACGTATTAATCAAAATTTCGCTCCATATTTACTTTCATTGAAAGAAAGTTATACTCAATATCTTCTTCTTGATACAATTCAACTAAATAGTAAATATTCTATTCTTTTATACAAGTTAATGCGTGAAGCTGATAAAGATTATGGCAAGAAAAAAACAGTTTTAAGTGGTACTCCTGACGAGTTCAAAGAATGGCTTGGCGCTCCAGAAAGTTATGCTTTTAAAGATCTTAATAAAAACGTGTTTCAAAAAGCAATAAATGAAATTAATCTTAAAATAAATGATATGGAATTAGAAATGTTTACTGCTAACCGTGGACGAAAAGTTGTACAAGTAGATATTCGCAACCATTTTATTAAAAACATTAATCTTATTGATAATAACTTACAAAAAGTTCCCTTAGATGACTGGACAAAATAA